The Clostridium sporogenes genome contains a region encoding:
- the etfB gene encoding electron transfer flavoprotein subunit beta, which yields MKIVVCVKQVPDTNEVKIDPVKGTLIREGVPAILNPDDANALEEALKLKDKYEDVKVTVITMGIPSSSYMLRECLAMGADEAILVTDRAFAGADTWATSNALASALRKVGDYDLIFAGRQAIDGDTAQVGPQIAERLDIPQVTYAMGFEYNKEDKTIIVDRQLEDGYERLQVKSMPALITAISELNKPRYMTVGGIVDAYKKDIKIFTIKDLDVTPDEVGLNASPTSVFRSFAPDKKSQGVILEGTAKEKVEKLVSALQSKHYI from the coding sequence TTGAAGATAGTTGTATGTGTAAAACAAGTACCAGATACTAATGAAGTAAAGATCGATCCTGTAAAAGGAACTCTTATTCGTGAAGGTGTACCTGCTATATTAAATCCGGATGATGCTAATGCACTAGAAGAAGCTTTAAAATTAAAAGATAAATACGAAGATGTAAAGGTTACTGTGATTACTATGGGTATACCATCCTCTTCATATATGTTAAGAGAATGTTTAGCAATGGGAGCTGATGAAGCTATATTGGTAACAGATAGAGCTTTTGCTGGAGCAGATACTTGGGCAACATCTAATGCTTTAGCTTCAGCTTTAAGAAAAGTTGGTGATTATGATTTAATATTTGCTGGTAGACAAGCTATAGATGGAGATACAGCTCAAGTTGGACCACAAATAGCAGAGAGACTTGATATACCACAAGTAACTTATGCTATGGGTTTTGAGTACAATAAGGAAGATAAAACAATTATTGTAGATAGACAATTAGAAGATGGTTACGAGAGATTACAAGTTAAATCTATGCCAGCATTAATTACTGCTATTAGTGAATTAAACAAACCTCGCTACATGACAGTTGGAGGGATAGTAGATGCATATAAGAAAGATATTAAGATATTTACAATTAAAGATTTAGATGTTACTCCAGATGAAGTAGGTTTAAATGCTTCTCCAACTTCAGTATTTAGATCCTTCGCGCCAGATAAAAAATCACAAGGTGTTATATTAGAAGGAACAGCTAAAGAAAAGGTAGAAAAATTAGTATCAGCACTTCAATCTAAACACTATATTTAA
- a CDS encoding AMP-binding protein, which translates to MGLYNITIGEYLKGTCKKFPNDVAIQSLEMPEGISWSELDKITDDIAKGMVVLGLKKGDNLVLWGSNKKEWIYIFLAASKIGVCTVTLNTNYLLEEVEKILEAADAKAIAFMESFYDTNYVDIIEKVKERYNKGICKIPQIMEYFIYFGEKNRPEYTGIDNLISLGKSLKEETFNLICNDIEPDEVVNIQFTSGTTSSPKGVMLTHYSLINNSFITGEALDITDKDKLCLVVPFFHCFGLSVGILLSVGRGCSMVLVESYKIAPLINTIKTFNCTVLHGVPTMFCRVLEDDSIDINDFKTIKTGILAGSNATDELLDGIIEKMNIRDIQIAYGQTEASPGCTQTLKTDSIDKKYNSVGRPLPFVEMKVVDMDTKKQLPVNNVGEICVRGFNVMKGYYKNDLLTRKTIDKEGWLHTGDLGFVDKEGYYHITGRMQDIIIRGGENINPHEIEEKLLSHPEISEVEVIGVPDKRYGEEIVACIILKPESCLTKGDIKKYISQNLAHYKVPKYIEFYDEFPLTDTGKIKRHELKKCFEKKFELRQSI; encoded by the coding sequence ATGGGACTTTATAATATTACTATAGGAGAATATCTTAAAGGAACTTGTAAAAAATTCCCGAATGATGTTGCTATTCAGTCTTTAGAGATGCCAGAGGGTATTTCATGGAGTGAACTTGATAAAATTACAGATGATATAGCCAAAGGTATGGTTGTATTAGGACTCAAAAAAGGAGATAACTTGGTACTTTGGGGTTCCAATAAAAAAGAATGGATTTATATCTTTTTAGCAGCAAGTAAAATAGGGGTATGTACAGTTACTTTAAATACTAACTATTTATTAGAAGAAGTAGAAAAAATTTTAGAGGCAGCTGATGCAAAGGCTATAGCATTTATGGAATCATTTTACGATACAAATTATGTAGATATTATTGAAAAAGTTAAAGAAAGATATAATAAAGGAATATGCAAAATACCACAAATAATGGAATATTTCATTTATTTTGGAGAGAAAAATCGTCCAGAATATACAGGAATAGATAATTTAATTTCTCTAGGAAAAAGTTTAAAAGAAGAAACATTTAATTTGATTTGCAATGATATAGAACCAGACGAAGTTGTTAATATTCAATTTACTTCTGGAACTACCAGTTCTCCAAAAGGCGTTATGCTGACACATTATTCTCTTATAAACAATTCATTTATAACTGGCGAGGCTTTAGACATTACAGATAAAGACAAGCTATGTTTAGTTGTTCCATTTTTCCATTGCTTTGGCTTGTCAGTAGGAATACTTCTATCTGTTGGTAGAGGATGTTCTATGGTACTAGTAGAATCTTATAAAATAGCTCCATTAATAAATACAATAAAAACATTTAATTGCACTGTTCTACATGGAGTTCCTACAATGTTTTGTAGAGTATTAGAGGATGATAGCATAGATATAAACGATTTCAAAACTATAAAAACAGGAATATTAGCTGGATCAAATGCTACAGATGAACTATTAGATGGTATTATAGAAAAAATGAATATAAGGGATATTCAGATTGCATATGGACAAACAGAGGCTTCGCCTGGATGTACTCAAACTTTAAAGACAGATTCTATTGATAAGAAATATAACAGTGTAGGTAGGCCCTTACCTTTTGTGGAAATGAAGGTTGTTGACATGGATACTAAAAAACAGTTACCAGTAAATAATGTTGGAGAAATTTGTGTCCGTGGATTTAATGTGATGAAAGGGTATTATAAAAATGATTTATTAACTAGGAAAACTATTGATAAAGAAGGGTGGCTTCATACTGGTGATTTAGGATTTGTAGATAAAGAGGGATATTATCATATAACTGGCAGAATGCAGGATATAATTATAAGAGGTGGAGAAAATATAAATCCACATGAGATTGAGGAAAAGTTATTATCCCATCCTGAAATTTCAGAAGTAGAAGTTATAGGTGTTCCAGATAAAAGATATGGAGAAGAAATTGTAGCCTGTATTATTCTTAAACCAGAGAGTTGCTTAACTAAAGGAGATATAAAAAAATATATTTCTCAAAATTTAGCTCATTATAAAGTTCCAAAATACATAGAGTTCTATGATGAATTCCCTTTAACAGATACAGGTAAAATTAAGAGGCATGAACTAAAAAAATGCTTTGAAAAGAAGTTTGAATTAAGACAATCTATTTAA
- the fldC gene encoding phenyllactyl-CoA dehydratase subunit FldC, whose protein sequence is MSNSDKFFNDFKDIVENPKKYIMKHMEQTGQKAIGCMPLYTPEELVLAAGMFPVGVWGSNTELSKAKTYFPAFICSILQTTLENALNGEYDMLSGMMITNYCDSLKCMGQNFKLTVENIEFIPVTVPQNRKMEAGKEFLKSQYKMNIEQLEKISGNKITDESLEKAIEIYDEHRKVMNDFSMLASKYPGIITPTKRNYVMKSAYYMDKKEHTEKVRQLMDEIKAIEPKPFEGKRVITTGIIADSEDLLKILEENNIAIVGDDIAHESRQYRTLTPEANTPMDRLAEQFANRECSTLYDPEKKRGQYIVEMAKERKADGIIFFMTKFCDPEEYDYPQMKKDFEEAGIPHVLIETDMQMKNYEQARTAIQAFSETL, encoded by the coding sequence ATGTCAAATTCAGATAAATTTTTTAATGACTTTAAGGATATTGTAGAAAATCCTAAAAAATATATAATGAAGCATATGGAACAAACTGGACAAAAGGCTATAGGATGTATGCCATTATATACTCCTGAGGAACTTGTATTAGCTGCTGGAATGTTTCCAGTAGGGGTATGGGGAAGCAATACAGAACTTTCAAAAGCTAAAACATATTTCCCAGCATTTATTTGTTCAATATTACAAACAACATTGGAAAATGCATTAAATGGAGAATATGATATGTTATCTGGTATGATGATTACAAATTATTGTGATTCATTAAAATGCATGGGACAAAATTTTAAACTAACCGTTGAAAATATTGAGTTTATCCCAGTAACAGTTCCACAAAATAGAAAAATGGAAGCTGGAAAAGAGTTTTTAAAAAGTCAATATAAAATGAATATTGAGCAATTAGAAAAGATTTCTGGTAATAAAATAACAGATGAATCTTTAGAAAAAGCTATAGAAATATATGATGAACACAGAAAAGTAATGAATGACTTTTCAATGTTAGCATCAAAATATCCAGGTATAATAACACCAACTAAACGTAATTATGTTATGAAATCTGCTTATTATATGGATAAAAAAGAACATACTGAAAAAGTTAGACAATTAATGGATGAAATTAAAGCTATAGAACCAAAACCATTTGAAGGAAAGAGAGTTATAACTACAGGTATAATTGCAGATTCAGAAGATTTACTTAAAATATTAGAAGAAAATAATATAGCTATAGTTGGTGATGATATAGCACATGAATCTAGACAATATAGAACATTGACTCCAGAAGCGAACACACCAATGGATAGGTTAGCTGAGCAATTTGCTAATAGAGAATGTAGTACTTTATATGATCCTGAAAAGAAAAGGGGTCAATATATAGTAGAAATGGCTAAAGAGAGAAAAGCAGATGGAATTATATTTTTCATGACAAAATTCTGTGACCCAGAGGAATATGATTATCCACAAATGAAAAAGGATTTTGAAGAAGCAGGCATTCCACATGTACTAATAGAAACTGATATGCAAATGAAAAATTATGAACAAGCTAGAACTGCAATTCAGGCTTTTTCAGAAACACTTTAA
- the fldB gene encoding phenyllactyl-CoA dehydratase subunit FldB, protein MSDRNKEVKEKKAKHYLREITAKHYKEALEAKERGEKVGWCASNFPQEIATTLGVKVVYPENHAAAVAARGNGQNMCEHAEAMGFSNDVCGYARVNLAVMDIGHSEDQPIPMPDFVLCCNNICNQMIKWYEHIAKTLDIPMILIDIPYNTENTVSQDRIKYIRAQFDDAIKQLEEITGKKWDENKFEEVMKISQESAKQWLRAASYAKYKPSPFSGFDLFNHMAVAVCARGTQEAADAFKMLADEYEENVKTGKSTYRGEEKQRILFEGIACWPYLRHKLTKLSEYGMNVTATVYAEAFGVIYENMDELMAAYNKVPNSISFENALKMRLNAVTSTNTEGAVIHINRSCKLWSGFLYELARRLEKETGIPVVSFDGDQADPRNFSEAQYDTRIQGLNEVMVAKKEAE, encoded by the coding sequence ATGAGTGATAGAAATAAGGAAGTAAAAGAAAAAAAGGCAAAGCATTATCTTAGAGAGATTACTGCAAAGCATTACAAAGAAGCTCTCGAAGCAAAAGAAAGGGGAGAAAAGGTTGGTTGGTGTGCATCTAACTTCCCACAAGAAATAGCTACAACATTGGGGGTAAAAGTTGTTTATCCAGAAAATCATGCAGCAGCTGTAGCAGCTAGAGGGAATGGACAAAATATGTGTGAACATGCTGAGGCTATGGGTTTTTCTAATGATGTATGTGGTTATGCAAGAGTAAATTTAGCTGTTATGGACATAGGTCATAGTGAAGATCAACCAATACCTATGCCAGACTTTGTACTTTGCTGTAATAACATTTGTAATCAAATGATTAAATGGTATGAGCATATAGCAAAAACTTTAGATATACCAATGATTCTTATAGATATACCATACAATACAGAAAATACTGTTTCACAAGATAGAATTAAATATATTAGAGCACAATTTGATGATGCAATAAAACAATTGGAAGAAATAACAGGCAAAAAATGGGATGAAAATAAATTTGAAGAAGTTATGAAAATATCCCAAGAAAGTGCAAAACAATGGTTAAGAGCAGCATCCTATGCAAAGTATAAACCTTCACCATTTAGCGGATTTGATTTATTTAATCATATGGCTGTAGCAGTTTGTGCAAGAGGTACACAAGAAGCTGCAGATGCATTTAAGATGTTAGCAGATGAATATGAGGAGAATGTAAAAACTGGAAAATCCACTTATAGGGGAGAAGAAAAACAACGTATATTATTTGAAGGGATTGCCTGTTGGCCATATTTGAGACATAAATTAACTAAGCTTAGTGAATATGGTATGAACGTAACTGCAACTGTATACGCAGAAGCCTTTGGTGTTATATATGAGAATATGGATGAATTAATGGCTGCTTATAATAAAGTTCCTAATTCAATTAGTTTTGAAAACGCATTAAAAATGAGATTAAATGCTGTTACAAGCACTAATACAGAAGGTGCTGTTATTCATATAAATAGAAGCTGTAAATTATGGAGTGGATTTTTATATGAGCTAGCAAGAAGATTAGAAAAGGAAACAGGAATTCCTGTAGTATCATTTGATGGGGACCAGGCAGACCCAAGAAATTTCTCAGAAGCTCAATATGATACTAGAATTCAAGGACTTAATGAAGTAATGGTTGCTAAAAAGGAGGCTGAATAA
- the fldA gene encoding 3-(aryl)acryloyl-CoA:(R)-3-(aryl)lactate CoA-transferase FldA yields MENNTNMFSGVKVIELANFIAAPAAGRFFADGGAEVIKIESPAGDPLRYTAPSEGRPLSQEENTTYDLENANKKAIVLNLKSEKGKKILHEMLAEADILLTNWRTKALVKQGLDYETLKEKYPKLVFAQITGYGEKGPDKDLPGFDYTAFFARGGVSGTLYEKGTVPPNVVPGLGDHQAGMFLAAGMAGALYKAKTTGQGDKVTVSLMHSAMYGLGIMIQAAQYKDHGLVYPINRNETPNPFIVSYKSKDDYFVQVCMPPYDVFYDRFMTALGREDLVGDERYNKIENLKDGRAKEVYSIIEQQMVTKTKDEWDKIFRDADIPFAIAQTWEDLLEDEQAWANDYLYKMKYPTGNERALVRLPVFFKEAGLPEYNQSPQIAENTVEVLKEMGYTEQEIEELEKDKDIMVRKEK; encoded by the coding sequence ATGGAAAACAATACAAATATGTTTAGTGGAGTAAAGGTTATTGAATTAGCAAATTTTATAGCTGCTCCAGCAGCAGGTAGATTTTTTGCTGATGGTGGTGCAGAGGTAATAAAAATTGAATCACCTGCTGGAGATCCTTTAAGATATACTGCTCCTTCAGAAGGAAGACCATTAAGCCAAGAAGAAAATACTACTTATGATTTGGAAAATGCAAATAAAAAAGCAATAGTATTAAATCTTAAAAGCGAAAAAGGTAAAAAGATATTACATGAAATGTTAGCAGAAGCAGATATATTATTAACTAATTGGAGAACAAAGGCTTTAGTTAAACAAGGATTAGACTATGAAACACTAAAAGAAAAATATCCTAAATTAGTTTTTGCACAAATAACTGGTTATGGTGAAAAAGGACCAGATAAAGATCTTCCAGGCTTTGATTATACTGCATTTTTCGCTAGAGGCGGTGTTTCAGGTACTCTTTATGAAAAAGGAACTGTGCCTCCAAATGTTGTTCCAGGACTTGGAGACCATCAAGCTGGGATGTTTTTAGCAGCGGGTATGGCAGGAGCTTTATATAAAGCAAAAACAACAGGACAAGGAGATAAAGTAACAGTAAGTTTAATGCATAGTGCTATGTATGGACTAGGTATTATGATACAAGCTGCTCAATATAAAGATCATGGATTAGTATATCCGATAAATCGTAATGAAACTCCAAATCCTTTTATAGTTTCATATAAATCTAAGGATGATTACTTTGTTCAAGTATGTATGCCACCATATGATGTTTTCTATGATAGATTTATGACCGCTTTAGGAAGAGAAGATTTAGTTGGAGACGAAAGATACAATAAAATAGAAAATTTAAAAGATGGACGTGCTAAGGAAGTATACAGTATAATCGAACAACAAATGGTTACAAAGACAAAGGATGAATGGGATAAAATATTTAGAGATGCAGACATTCCATTTGCTATCGCACAAACTTGGGAAGATTTATTAGAAGATGAACAAGCTTGGGCAAATGATTATTTGTATAAGATGAAATATCCAACAGGAAACGAAAGAGCATTAGTAAGACTTCCAGTATTCTTTAAAGAAGCAGGATTACCAGAATATAATCAATCACCACAAATAGCAGAAAATACTGTAGAAGTTTTAAAAGAAATGGGATATACAGAACAAGAGATTGAGGAATTAGAAAAAGATAAAGATATAATGGTAAGGAAGGAAAAATAA
- the fldI gene encoding phenyllactyl-CoA dehydratase activase FldI encodes MADIYTMGVDIGSTASKTVVLKNGKEIVSQAVISVGAGTSGPKRAIDSVLKDAKLSIEDLDYIVSTGYGRNSFDFANKQISELSCHAKGVYFDNNKARTVIDIGGQDIKVLKLADSGRLLNFIMNDKCAAGTGRFLDVMSRVIEVPVDELGKKALESKNPCTISSTCTVFAESEVISQLARGVKTEDLIAGICKSVASRVASLAKRSGIEELVVMSGGVAKNIGVVKAMEAELGRDIYISKNSQLNGALGASLYAYESFQKERS; translated from the coding sequence ATGGCAGACATTTATACTATGGGTGTAGACATAGGTTCAACTGCATCAAAAACAGTAGTATTAAAAAATGGTAAAGAAATTGTAAGTCAAGCAGTAATAAGTGTAGGGGCCGGAACAAGTGGCCCCAAGAGAGCTATAGATTCTGTATTAAAAGATGCTAAATTATCCATTGAAGATTTAGACTATATTGTATCCACTGGATATGGAAGAAATAGTTTCGATTTTGCTAACAAACAAATTTCTGAATTAAGTTGTCATGCAAAAGGGGTCTATTTCGATAACAATAAAGCTAGAACAGTTATTGATATAGGCGGACAAGATATTAAAGTATTAAAATTAGCGGATAGTGGAAGACTTTTAAACTTTATAATGAATGATAAATGTGCTGCAGGAACGGGACGATTTTTAGATGTAATGTCTAGAGTAATAGAAGTTCCAGTTGATGAGTTAGGAAAAAAAGCATTAGAAAGCAAAAATCCTTGTACTATTAGTTCTACCTGTACAGTATTTGCAGAGTCAGAAGTAATTTCTCAACTTGCAAGAGGAGTTAAAACTGAAGATTTGATAGCAGGAATTTGTAAATCTGTAGCATCAAGAGTGGCTAGCCTTGCAAAGAGAAGTGGTATAGAAGAATTAGTAGTTATGAGTGGAGGAGTAGCTAAAAATATAGGTGTAGTAAAGGCAATGGAAGCAGAATTGGGAAGAGACATATATATATCTAAAAATTCTCAATTAAATGGAGCATTGGGAGCAAGTCTATACGCTTATGAAAGTTTTCAAAAAGAAAGGAGCTAA
- the brnQ gene encoding branched-chain amino acid transport system II carrier protein has product MSEQKRRKDIFVQGFALFAIFFGAGNLIFPPSLGMNSGKQWPLAALGFLLTDPVLPILGVIATAKVGGKAEDLGKRVSPGFAKVLGAVCILVIGPLFAIPRTAATVYEIAVKPVAPGVPIALISLIFFIITYIFACNQSSVIDKIGKILTPLLLIILAAIVIASIVIPVGPIVATKPDRYFLIGFQEGYQTMDALGASLMAGIVLTDLIFKGYKDRKEQEYMTIRVGLVSGVLLLLVYGGLTFVGATGSGVFQPGITRVDLLLGLVYGLFGKVGAVSIAVAVTLACLTTSVGLTSTAANFFNSISKGKLSYKAISIAVVLCSLLLSIIGVEGLINIAVPILSTVYPVMIVLILMTLFDRHIPNNMTYTGAVIGAFLISLIININGTFGILNGVMGVVKKLPLFEAGFPWIVPSIVLAILFTIFGKKNKPQSLEHENSFKN; this is encoded by the coding sequence ATGTCAGAACAAAAAAGACGAAAGGATATTTTTGTACAAGGATTCGCACTATTCGCAATTTTTTTCGGAGCAGGAAATTTAATTTTCCCACCTAGTTTAGGTATGAATTCAGGCAAACAATGGCCTTTAGCTGCCTTAGGATTTTTGCTTACAGATCCGGTACTTCCGATTCTAGGTGTAATTGCAACAGCTAAAGTAGGAGGTAAAGCGGAAGACTTAGGTAAGAGAGTTAGTCCTGGTTTTGCAAAGGTTTTAGGAGCTGTCTGTATTTTGGTCATTGGGCCTTTATTTGCTATTCCACGAACAGCGGCTACTGTATATGAAATAGCTGTAAAACCAGTAGCACCTGGTGTACCTATTGCCCTTATATCACTAATATTTTTTATAATTACCTATATATTTGCATGTAATCAAAGTAGTGTAATTGATAAGATAGGTAAAATTTTAACGCCACTATTATTAATTATACTAGCTGCTATAGTAATTGCAAGTATAGTAATACCTGTAGGGCCAATAGTAGCAACAAAACCTGATAGATACTTTTTAATAGGTTTCCAGGAAGGATATCAAACTATGGATGCTTTAGGAGCATCATTAATGGCCGGAATAGTATTAACAGATTTAATCTTTAAAGGATATAAAGATAGAAAAGAACAAGAATATATGACAATTAGGGTAGGCTTAGTTTCAGGAGTTTTATTATTATTAGTATATGGAGGACTTACATTTGTAGGAGCTACTGGAAGTGGAGTGTTTCAACCTGGCATTACTAGAGTTGATTTATTATTAGGGTTAGTATATGGACTTTTTGGTAAGGTTGGGGCTGTATCCATAGCAGTAGCAGTAACTTTAGCATGTTTAACTACCTCAGTAGGCCTTACGTCTACAGCAGCTAATTTTTTTAATAGTATAAGTAAAGGAAAGCTTTCTTACAAAGCTATCAGTATTGCTGTAGTATTATGTAGTTTATTGTTATCTATAATAGGAGTAGAAGGACTAATTAATATAGCTGTACCTATTTTATCTACTGTATACCCAGTGATGATTGTCTTAATATTAATGACATTATTTGACCGACACATTCCTAATAATATGACTTATACTGGTGCTGTAATAGGAGCATTCTTAATTAGTTTAATTATAAATATAAATGGTACATTTGGTATTTTGAATGGTGTAATGGGAGTTGTTAAAAAATTACCTCTTTTTGAAGCTGGATTTCCATGGATTGTACCATCTATAGTATTAGCTATTTTATTCACTATATTTGGGAAAAAAAACAAACCTCAAAGTTTAGAACATGAAAATTCTTTTAAAAATTAA
- the acdA gene encoding 3-(aryl)acrylate reductase AcdA yields MFFTEQHELIRKLARDFAEQEIEPIADEVDKTAEFPKEIVKKMAQNGFFGIKMPKEYGGAGADNRAYVTIMEEISRASGVAGIYLSSPNSLLGTPFLLVGTDEQKEKYLKPMIRGEKTLAFALTEPGAGSDAGALATTAREEGDYYILNGRKTFITGAPISDNIIVFAKTDMSKGTKGITTFIVDSKQEGVSFGKPEDKMGMIGCPTSDIILENVKVHKSDILGEVNKGFITAMKTLSVGRIGVASQALGIAQAAVDEAVKYAKQRKQFNRPIAKFQAIQFKLANMETKLNAAKLLVYNAAYKMDCGEKADKEASMAKYFAAESAIQIVNDALQIHGGYGYIKDYKIERLYRDVRVIAIYEGTSEVQQMVIASNLLK; encoded by the coding sequence ATGTTTTTCACAGAACAACATGAACTTATTAGAAAATTAGCAAGAGATTTTGCAGAGCAGGAAATAGAGCCTATTGCAGATGAAGTAGATAAAACTGCCGAGTTCCCTAAAGAAATTGTGAAAAAAATGGCCCAAAATGGTTTTTTTGGAATAAAAATGCCTAAAGAATATGGTGGAGCTGGAGCAGATAATAGAGCCTATGTAACTATAATGGAAGAGATATCAAGAGCATCTGGTGTAGCTGGTATATATTTATCATCACCAAATTCATTGCTTGGCACACCGTTCCTACTAGTTGGTACAGATGAACAAAAGGAAAAATATCTAAAACCAATGATTAGAGGAGAAAAAACATTAGCTTTTGCTTTAACAGAACCAGGTGCAGGTTCAGACGCAGGAGCACTTGCAACAACTGCTAGAGAAGAAGGGGACTATTATATATTAAATGGAAGAAAAACTTTTATTACAGGAGCTCCAATATCTGATAATATCATAGTGTTCGCAAAAACAGATATGAGCAAAGGAACAAAGGGAATTACTACATTTATAGTAGATAGTAAACAGGAAGGTGTATCTTTTGGTAAACCTGAAGACAAGATGGGTATGATTGGTTGCCCTACTAGTGATATTATTTTAGAGAATGTAAAGGTTCATAAATCTGATATACTTGGAGAAGTAAATAAAGGCTTTATAACAGCAATGAAGACTTTAAGTGTTGGTCGTATAGGAGTTGCTTCTCAAGCTTTAGGAATAGCACAAGCTGCTGTAGATGAAGCTGTTAAATATGCAAAACAAAGAAAACAATTTAATAGACCTATAGCAAAATTTCAAGCTATTCAATTTAAATTGGCTAACATGGAAACAAAATTAAATGCGGCAAAATTATTAGTGTATAATGCTGCTTATAAAATGGATTGTGGAGAAAAGGCAGATAAAGAAGCTTCTATGGCAAAATATTTTGCTGCTGAATCTGCTATACAAATCGTAAATGACGCACTACAAATCCATGGTGGTTATGGATACATAAAAGATTATAAAATAGAAAGATTATATAGAGATGTTAGAGTAATTGCTATATATGAAGGAACTTCTGAAGTTCAACAAATGGTAATCGCATCAAATCTTTTAAAGTAA